A single Chloroflexota bacterium DNA region contains:
- a CDS encoding GntR family transcriptional regulator, whose protein sequence is MVVADRKSTRLERLEPRALSRRIVDQLKRVIIAGELRPGDRVLETELAEQLGVSRGPVREAFRQLEQEGLLVSYPHRGTFVATVPEDEIEEVYALRAHLEAHAARRVVVERRDEALTLLGDLVDQMLEAAAARDLPAVADLDLQFHDTLLELSGYQGLHRIWRSMDGLVRARTYATLALPGREELIEYTAKSHRPIVEAIRSGDVERVDAAVKHHIHEVPSLMAGKLPADANA, encoded by the coding sequence ATGGTGGTCGCTGACCGGAAGTCGACTCGTCTGGAACGGCTTGAGCCGCGCGCGCTGAGCCGTCGGATCGTCGATCAGCTCAAACGTGTGATCATCGCCGGTGAGCTGCGGCCGGGCGACCGCGTGTTGGAGACCGAGCTTGCCGAACAGCTCGGCGTCAGCAGGGGGCCAGTGCGCGAGGCGTTCCGCCAACTGGAGCAGGAGGGGCTGCTCGTCAGCTACCCGCACCGTGGCACGTTCGTGGCGACGGTCCCCGAAGACGAGATCGAAGAGGTCTATGCGCTGCGGGCGCACCTTGAGGCGCATGCCGCTCGGCGGGTGGTCGTCGAACGGCGCGACGAAGCGCTTACACTGCTCGGCGATCTGGTCGACCAGATGCTGGAAGCTGCGGCCGCGCGTGACTTGCCGGCCGTCGCCGATCTCGACCTTCAGTTCCACGACACGCTGCTGGAGCTGTCGGGCTATCAGGGGCTGCACCGCATCTGGCGCAGCATGGATGGCCTGGTGCGGGCACGCACCTACGCCACGCTGGCCCTGCCCGGCCGCGAAGAGCTGATCGAGTACACGGCGAAGTCGCACCGGCCCATCGTCGAGGCGATCCGCTCCGGCGATGTCGAGCGGGTGGACGCCGCCGTCAAGCACCACATCCACGAAGTGCCCAGCTTGATGGCCGGCAAGCTGCCGGCCGACGCCAACGCCTGA
- a CDS encoding dehydrogenase E1 component subunit alpha/beta, with protein sequence MTVTGRTVTETIDVSTEKLLEIHASMARIRSFEERMREMFLAGRLPGFVHLYVGEEAVASGICGALRPDDYIASTHRGHGHALAKGARMDQMAAEIMGKSTGMCGGKGGSMHVADFSVGMLGCNGIVGGGLGLVAGAAFSAKYRGTDQVAVVFFGDGASSKGQFHEALNWAAVKKLPAIFVCENNHYAQFTDPQFTISVENIADRAAGYGVPGEVVDGQDAVAVHQAARRAVERARRGDGPTLLEMKTYRYYGHYVGDAERYRAREEVAEWRGRDPLRLLEARLLAEQRCDQEAIDGNLKAAEDEMDAAERFAVESPLPPAEDAFRDVYAPSLVTEEKPGGEPRTLLFGEATREAMRSAMEADKNVVVMGEDIHWGGNFGQFNGLYDEFGAERVVDMPISEPIIVSAALGAAITGLRPVISMSFVDFTLSAADELLNQVAKIRYMFGGQIRVPLVFRASDGAVRQAAAQHSQCLEAIFAHIPGLKVVAPSTVADAKGLLAAAIADGNPVMYLEHKQLGPGRGPAPAGEHVIPIGKAKVVREGSDVTVVTYSRMAILSQEAAESLAAEGISAEVIDLRSLAPIDWETIGASVRKTHRVVVAHEAYEYAGLGAEIAARIGRDLFDELDAPIERVGAKHAPMPFSPPLENQILPNVDDIRAAIRTAAG encoded by the coding sequence ATGACTGTCACTGGCCGGACTGTCACCGAGACCATCGACGTCTCAACTGAGAAGCTGCTCGAGATCCACGCCTCGATGGCTCGCATCCGATCCTTTGAGGAGCGGATGCGTGAGATGTTTCTGGCGGGCCGCTTGCCGGGCTTTGTCCATCTCTACGTGGGCGAGGAGGCCGTGGCGTCAGGCATCTGTGGCGCGCTGCGGCCCGACGACTACATCGCCTCGACCCATCGCGGGCACGGCCACGCGCTGGCAAAAGGCGCCCGCATGGATCAGATGGCCGCCGAGATCATGGGCAAGTCGACCGGCATGTGCGGCGGCAAGGGCGGCAGCATGCACGTGGCCGACTTCTCGGTCGGCATGCTCGGCTGCAACGGGATCGTGGGGGGCGGTCTGGGGCTGGTGGCCGGCGCGGCCTTCTCCGCGAAGTACCGGGGCACCGATCAGGTCGCGGTGGTCTTCTTTGGGGATGGCGCGTCCAGCAAGGGGCAGTTCCACGAGGCGCTGAACTGGGCCGCCGTCAAGAAGCTGCCAGCCATCTTCGTCTGCGAGAACAACCACTACGCCCAGTTCACCGATCCGCAATTCACCATCTCTGTCGAGAACATCGCCGACCGGGCGGCCGGCTACGGCGTCCCTGGCGAGGTCGTAGACGGCCAGGACGCTGTGGCCGTCCACCAGGCGGCGCGGCGTGCCGTCGAGCGGGCGCGGCGCGGCGACGGCCCGACGCTGCTGGAGATGAAGACCTACCGCTACTACGGCCACTACGTCGGGGATGCCGAACGCTACCGCGCGCGCGAAGAGGTCGCGGAGTGGCGCGGGCGCGATCCGCTGCGGCTGCTTGAGGCTCGTCTGCTCGCCGAGCAGCGCTGCGACCAGGAGGCCATCGACGGCAACCTGAAGGCCGCCGAAGACGAGATGGACGCCGCCGAGCGGTTCGCAGTCGAGTCGCCGCTGCCGCCGGCCGAGGACGCGTTTCGGGACGTCTACGCGCCATCACTGGTCACCGAGGAGAAGCCGGGCGGCGAGCCGCGGACGCTCCTGTTCGGCGAGGCGACCCGTGAGGCGATGCGCTCGGCGATGGAGGCCGACAAGAACGTCGTCGTGATGGGTGAGGACATCCACTGGGGCGGCAACTTCGGCCAGTTCAACGGCCTGTATGACGAGTTCGGCGCGGAGCGCGTGGTCGACATGCCGATCTCCGAGCCGATCATCGTGTCGGCAGCGCTCGGCGCGGCGATCACCGGCCTGCGCCCAGTTATCTCGATGAGCTTCGTGGACTTCACGCTCAGCGCCGCCGACGAGCTGCTGAACCAGGTGGCGAAGATTCGCTACATGTTCGGCGGGCAGATCCGCGTGCCGCTGGTGTTCCGGGCGTCGGATGGCGCGGTGCGGCAGGCGGCGGCTCAGCATTCGCAGTGCCTCGAAGCGATCTTCGCGCATATCCCGGGGCTGAAGGTGGTGGCCCCATCCACGGTGGCCGACGCGAAGGGGCTCCTCGCCGCCGCCATCGCCGACGGCAACCCGGTCATGTACCTGGAGCACAAGCAGCTCGGTCCGGGGCGCGGCCCGGCTCCGGCCGGCGAGCACGTCATCCCGATCGGCAAGGCGAAGGTCGTGCGTGAGGGGTCCGACGTGACGGTGGTCACCTACTCTCGCATGGCGATCCTGTCGCAGGAGGCGGCCGAATCGCTGGCGGCCGAGGGCATCAGCGCCGAGGTCATCGATCTGCGCTCGCTGGCGCCCATCGACTGGGAGACCATCGGGGCGTCGGTTCGCAAGACACACCGCGTGGTGGTGGCCCACGAGGCGTACGAGTACGCCGGTCTCGGGGCGGAGATCGCGGCGCGCATCGGCCGCGACCTGTTTGACGAGCTTGATGCACCCATCGAGCGCGTCGGCGCGAAGCACGCCCCGATGCCGTTCAGCCCGCCGCTGGAGAACCAGATTCTGCCGAACGTGGACGACATCCGCGCCGCGATCCGGACCGCCGCCGGGTAA